A single region of the Rhizobium sp. NLR16a genome encodes:
- a CDS encoding extracellular solute-binding protein — protein sequence MKRSVKSINMLPAFQMKTAVALAGAALMNLGLSAAVRADDLAVWDDQTYEGQSAVIEQLNKEFEAAHPGVTIKRTARTFDDMKLTLKLAVSAGNGPVVTKVNQGAGDMGAMVKEGLLLPVDDYIKKYSWDKRQSDSVLARDRWDGPKFGVGKTYGISGLAEIVGLYYNKKILDDAGIAPPKTFEELLADLDKLKEKGVAPFMMGSAKQHLALHMIGAIDQAHIDAGNRAELDDLIYGRGGSWNTKGNIESAKLVQKWAQGGYFYPGFEGISGDDAVQLFISGQGAFLISGTWYFGDMQHNQDIGFMAIPAPKGITKPLSVGGVDLAWAITSLAKDQKTQDLAGEYIDYMVSEKAAEAWANASYLPATSLAADAKPKLTPLLSSGIEMWKTLNANDALGHYPDWSSPTMLKTIDDNTPLLLSGKITPEAFVDAMDKDYQAYLKGQK from the coding sequence ATGAAAAGAAGCGTGAAATCGATCAACATGCTGCCGGCATTTCAAATGAAAACGGCCGTCGCGCTTGCTGGTGCAGCGCTTATGAATCTTGGCCTTTCGGCAGCCGTCAGGGCTGACGATCTGGCTGTTTGGGATGACCAGACCTACGAAGGTCAGAGTGCGGTCATAGAGCAGTTGAACAAAGAGTTCGAGGCTGCGCATCCCGGCGTTACGATCAAGCGTACCGCCCGCACCTTCGATGACATGAAGTTGACGCTGAAGCTCGCGGTTTCGGCAGGGAACGGCCCGGTCGTCACGAAAGTCAACCAGGGCGCCGGCGATATGGGCGCAATGGTCAAGGAAGGACTGCTCCTGCCGGTTGACGACTACATCAAGAAATACAGCTGGGATAAGCGCCAGTCCGATTCCGTCCTGGCGCGAGATCGCTGGGATGGGCCAAAGTTCGGGGTCGGCAAAACCTACGGCATATCAGGCCTCGCCGAGATCGTCGGCCTCTATTACAACAAGAAGATCCTCGACGACGCCGGCATAGCACCGCCGAAGACCTTCGAGGAGCTTTTGGCCGATCTCGACAAGCTGAAGGAAAAAGGCGTGGCGCCCTTCATGATGGGCAGCGCAAAGCAGCATCTCGCCCTGCACATGATCGGTGCCATCGATCAAGCCCATATCGACGCGGGCAATCGCGCCGAACTTGACGATCTGATTTACGGCAGGGGCGGTTCCTGGAATACCAAAGGCAACATCGAATCCGCAAAACTGGTGCAGAAATGGGCGCAGGGCGGCTATTTCTATCCCGGTTTCGAAGGCATTTCGGGTGACGACGCCGTTCAGCTTTTCATATCGGGGCAGGGCGCCTTCCTGATCTCGGGAACCTGGTATTTCGGTGATATGCAGCACAACCAGGATATCGGCTTCATGGCCATTCCTGCCCCGAAAGGCATTACAAAGCCGCTGAGCGTCGGAGGCGTGGATCTTGCCTGGGCAATAACAAGCCTTGCCAAAGATCAGAAAACGCAGGACCTGGCCGGTGAATATATCGACTACATGGTTTCGGAAAAAGCTGCCGAAGCCTGGGCCAATGCCAGCTATCTTCCGGCAACGTCGCTTGCGGCGGATGCGAAGCCAAAGCTCACGCCGCTGCTGAGCTCCGGCATCGAGATGTGGAAGACGCTCAACGCCAACGACGCTCTTGGCCACTATCCCGATTGGTCGAGCCCGACGATGCTGAAGACAATCGACGACAACACGCCGCTTCTCCTGTCCGGCAAGATCACGCCTGAAGCCTTTGTCGACGCTATGGACAAGGATTATCAGGCTTACCTGAAAGGTCAGAAATAA
- a CDS encoding GNAT family N-acetyltransferase → MDTGCFIRPATEADIEAFFEICLKTANGGHDASALYSDPRLPGYIWSVPYLKFAKDFAFVLVQHDRPAGYVVAAPDTSRFDQDLAASWWPLVRREVAGLAPTRPRDADVLERIQNPRSGTVWLQHQYPAHLHINVLPGLQASGWGRKMIDTELQALRNHGVTAVHLGVDPANERAKGFYRHLGFSEFERDGAVAFAMRIDQGSR, encoded by the coding sequence ATGGACACCGGTTGCTTCATCCGTCCCGCGACTGAAGCGGATATCGAAGCCTTTTTTGAAATCTGCCTGAAAACCGCGAATGGCGGTCACGATGCCAGCGCTCTCTATAGTGACCCGCGTCTGCCCGGTTACATCTGGTCGGTGCCATATCTCAAGTTCGCCAAAGACTTTGCCTTTGTTCTCGTCCAGCACGACCGACCGGCCGGCTATGTCGTGGCCGCACCCGACACCAGCCGGTTCGATCAGGACTTGGCGGCAAGCTGGTGGCCGCTGGTGCGCCGAGAGGTCGCCGGACTGGCGCCGACCCGTCCGCGCGACGCCGACGTCTTGGAACGAATCCAAAATCCGCGCAGTGGAACGGTCTGGCTTCAGCACCAGTACCCGGCGCATCTCCACATCAACGTCCTTCCCGGCCTTCAGGCAAGCGGCTGGGGACGAAAGATGATCGACACCGAGCTGCAGGCACTTCGAAATCATGGGGTCACGGCCGTGCATCTCGGGGTCGACCCTGCAAACGAACGCGCCAAAGGCTTCTACCGTCACCTTGGCTTTTCCGAATTCGAACGCGATGGCGCCGTCGCCTTTGCTATGCGGATCGATCAGGGATCCCGTTGA
- a CDS encoding glycogen debranching protein has product MIKPSTNGQLSADAGVLLPIMAPRLQADVHPDGYADLALWGAGSLGRVRFSPIAGPYSYAPNRLVSKQGGVFVAQSLPVMLINGVSLQGVYPARRCAWWHEPDGRDAKAKVFRSGHRKIFEMGWGVLIVEARDADLRIACGASRDEAERALDLSSEAIMTQAAEYVARCDMMPEADPLMRTMVSQGIHAALSSIRRDENGAFAGLAAGQAYSAPARTYYRDGYWTTQPLLTIAPEAVRDEIRLLAKGIQPDGEAPSGVILTGPAQSDAWQRFVADCKANPKSHKRAVPEYHNRPQDWWSDHFDSPLFFILFLDDYFGVTKDAAEVQLHWPTVRAIMDRYVSLAGPDSVLPLKPRNDRDWADNVFRDGLVSYDLGLFVGAMDAVARLGEGHDPTLAEHARKTAILARREIEAKLFVPATGGYLDYGTPGSFVEDHLALDSLTLSRFSAISEEKAVGLLRAFETRLETRNNQEQPYGSWGVMCAYPPFKRQSDLRSKTAFPYRYHNGSDWPYWDGAYAEERLRHGLGGARYALTRWWETCLDNGWIGAVEYFSPPYGRGSLLQGWSAMPAAVALKYGLHAANAEPMS; this is encoded by the coding sequence ATGATTAAGCCCTCGACCAACGGGCAGCTTTCAGCCGACGCCGGTGTCTTGCTGCCTATAATGGCGCCACGCCTCCAGGCGGATGTTCATCCGGACGGATATGCCGATCTTGCCCTTTGGGGTGCCGGCAGCCTGGGGCGTGTGCGGTTTTCTCCGATCGCCGGCCCCTATAGCTACGCTCCGAACCGACTCGTCTCGAAACAGGGCGGCGTTTTCGTCGCGCAGTCGCTGCCGGTGATGCTGATCAATGGAGTGAGCCTGCAGGGCGTCTATCCAGCGCGCCGTTGCGCCTGGTGGCACGAGCCGGATGGGCGAGACGCGAAAGCGAAGGTGTTCCGCAGCGGTCATCGGAAGATTTTCGAAATGGGCTGGGGCGTCCTTATCGTGGAAGCTCGAGATGCCGATCTGCGGATTGCCTGCGGCGCCTCGAGAGACGAAGCCGAGAGAGCGCTCGATCTCAGCAGTGAAGCCATTATGACCCAAGCCGCGGAATATGTGGCGCGTTGCGACATGATGCCTGAGGCCGACCCGCTGATGCGCACTATGGTCAGCCAGGGGATCCATGCGGCCCTTTCCAGCATAAGGCGCGACGAAAATGGCGCCTTCGCCGGCCTTGCCGCCGGACAGGCCTATAGCGCTCCGGCGCGGACCTATTACCGCGACGGCTATTGGACGACGCAGCCTCTTTTGACGATTGCTCCGGAGGCGGTGCGCGACGAGATCCGACTACTCGCCAAGGGAATACAGCCCGACGGAGAGGCCCCGAGCGGAGTTATCCTGACGGGACCGGCGCAATCGGATGCCTGGCAGCGCTTCGTCGCCGACTGCAAGGCTAATCCCAAAAGCCATAAAAGAGCCGTTCCGGAGTATCATAACCGTCCGCAGGATTGGTGGAGCGACCACTTCGACAGTCCGCTTTTCTTCATTCTTTTTCTGGATGACTATTTCGGCGTGACGAAAGACGCGGCCGAGGTGCAGCTTCATTGGCCGACAGTGAGGGCGATCATGGATCGCTATGTCAGTCTGGCCGGTCCCGACAGCGTTCTGCCGCTGAAGCCGCGCAACGACCGAGATTGGGCCGACAATGTCTTCCGTGACGGCCTTGTCTCCTACGATCTCGGCCTCTTCGTCGGCGCTATGGATGCGGTGGCGAGACTGGGCGAGGGGCATGATCCGACCCTTGCCGAACATGCGCGCAAGACCGCAATTCTTGCTCGGCGGGAAATCGAAGCCAAGCTCTTCGTCCCGGCAACGGGAGGATATCTCGACTACGGAACGCCTGGCTCTTTTGTTGAGGATCATCTGGCTCTCGACAGCCTGACCTTATCGCGATTTAGTGCTATTTCAGAGGAGAAGGCTGTCGGCCTGCTGAGAGCGTTCGAAACCAGACTTGAAACGCGCAACAATCAGGAACAGCCCTATGGCAGCTGGGGTGTGATGTGCGCCTATCCACCATTCAAGCGGCAAAGTGATTTGCGGTCCAAGACCGCTTTTCCCTACCGCTACCATAACGGCTCGGACTGGCCTTATTGGGATGGCGCTTATGCCGAAGAACGCCTTCGCCACGGGCTTGGAGGCGCCCGCTACGCATTGACACGCTGGTGGGAAACCTGCCTCGACAATGGCTGGATAGGCGCAGTGGAATATTTCTCGCCGCCTTATGGACGCGGCTCCCTGCTTCAGGGCTGGAGCGCCATGCCGGCGGCCGTCGCTTTGAAATATGGGCTTCACGCTGCAAATGCGGAGCCGATGTCATGA
- a CDS encoding ROK family transcriptional regulator codes for MATTSSIVQTPIARKISTNTVIRTVLAKGKISRADIAKLTGLSKQTISDVVRDLEDDGWLKAVGQTDGRPGRNAIIYEINARAGLAVSIDLGGTKIAAAICDLLGNVVAETKVPTDPRGGPHLVNQFSDLITQLALAAGTTADKLRLVVLGSPGVLDPATGHINVAPNIPGVDAMDLRQAFSDKMGIPVIIENDVNLAAQGERWRGHGIEVGNFAFVALGTGVGMGIIANGALLRGARGAAGEIAYLPLGGDAFDPGGFTLGTFESAVGSVAMLRRYTGFGGRNASTVADLFAAFNAGETSAIAAIEETARLVAIAIATIGATLDPELVITGGSIGARPELVNAIRAFLPRCTPYPPRIEISRFGNRAALMGGMGIAVERMHDDLFGVKLQDA; via the coding sequence ATGGCAACGACGTCGTCTATCGTACAGACTCCCATCGCACGAAAAATCTCGACCAATACGGTGATCCGGACCGTGTTAGCCAAGGGGAAGATCTCTCGCGCCGATATTGCCAAGCTGACAGGCTTGTCGAAACAGACGATTTCCGATGTCGTGCGCGATCTTGAGGATGATGGGTGGCTGAAAGCTGTCGGGCAGACCGATGGTCGTCCCGGCCGGAATGCGATCATCTATGAAATCAACGCAAGAGCGGGCCTGGCTGTCTCCATCGATCTCGGAGGCACCAAGATCGCTGCGGCTATCTGCGATCTGTTGGGTAACGTCGTTGCGGAAACCAAAGTGCCCACTGACCCACGCGGCGGACCGCATCTCGTCAACCAGTTCAGCGACCTGATCACTCAACTCGCGCTTGCGGCGGGGACGACTGCCGACAAGCTGCGTCTCGTCGTTCTCGGCAGTCCCGGCGTCCTCGATCCGGCTACCGGACATATCAACGTCGCGCCGAACATTCCCGGCGTGGACGCAATGGATCTGCGGCAAGCGTTCAGCGATAAGATGGGCATACCGGTGATCATTGAAAATGACGTCAACCTCGCCGCGCAAGGGGAGAGATGGCGGGGTCACGGCATCGAGGTCGGCAATTTCGCTTTCGTGGCGCTTGGGACGGGCGTTGGCATGGGCATTATCGCCAATGGCGCGCTGTTGCGCGGTGCCCGCGGCGCGGCCGGCGAAATCGCCTATCTTCCACTCGGCGGCGATGCTTTCGATCCAGGCGGTTTTACACTGGGAACCTTCGAGAGCGCGGTCGGCAGCGTCGCCATGCTGCGGCGCTATACCGGTTTCGGCGGGCGCAACGCCTCTACCGTGGCCGACCTCTTCGCTGCGTTCAATGCAGGCGAAACGAGCGCCATCGCCGCAATCGAAGAGACGGCGAGGCTGGTGGCGATCGCTATTGCCACCATCGGAGCAACTCTCGACCCGGAACTGGTGATCACCGGCGGCAGTATCGGTGCAAGGCCGGAGCTCGTAAACGCCATCCGCGCTTTTCTGCCGCGTTGCACCCCTTACCCGCCGCGCATCGAGATCAGCCGATTCGGCAACCGCGCCGCTCTCATGGGAGGCATGGGTATCGCCGTCGAGCGCATGCATGACGATCTGTTCGGTGTAAAATTGCAGGACGCTTGA
- a CDS encoding helix-turn-helix domain-containing protein produces the protein MITATQIRGARAMIGMSIEELAAASGLPVEIVTALEKGEFEGEPHALFDVRSTLEAHGIIFLSSGNQDEGGPGIRLRARTSTDDGIRPENLNAANDD, from the coding sequence ATGATCACAGCAACGCAGATACGCGGCGCGCGCGCCATGATCGGCATGAGCATCGAAGAGCTCGCCGCCGCAAGCGGCCTGCCGGTCGAGATCGTGACGGCTTTGGAAAAGGGCGAGTTTGAGGGTGAGCCGCATGCGTTGTTCGACGTGCGCAGCACTCTCGAAGCGCACGGCATCATATTCCTGTCGAGCGGCAACCAGGATGAAGGCGGCCCCGGCATCCGGTTGCGGGCACGCACATCAACCGATGACGGCATCCGGCCGGAAAATCTCAATGCCGCCAATGACGACTGA
- a CDS encoding class I SAM-dependent methyltransferase, whose protein sequence is MSIELDATTYVHAKPTTAHSYILPAVVDVLENSFHEANETAVFDLGCGTGGAASVLVEKGYDVVGVDPSEDGIAKAKAVHPGLPLEIGSGYDDLSSRYGTFDAVISIEVVEHVYDPKAFSATMFDLVKPGGIAVVSTPFHGYWKNLALAVSGKMDDHFMPLKEHGHIKFWSPGTLSTLLLDTGFEDVDFEYVGRIPLLAKSMIAIAQKPH, encoded by the coding sequence ATGTCTATTGAACTGGATGCTACTACCTATGTTCACGCTAAGCCGACGACCGCTCATTCCTATATCCTGCCGGCCGTTGTCGACGTTCTTGAAAATAGTTTCCACGAGGCAAACGAAACGGCGGTCTTTGATCTCGGCTGCGGCACCGGCGGCGCTGCCTCGGTGCTTGTGGAGAAAGGCTACGATGTCGTCGGCGTCGATCCGTCGGAGGACGGCATTGCGAAAGCGAAAGCGGTCCATCCCGGTCTTCCGCTGGAAATCGGTTCCGGCTACGACGATCTTTCCAGCCGCTACGGGACCTTCGATGCGGTGATCAGCATAGAGGTCGTGGAGCATGTTTACGACCCGAAGGCTTTCTCGGCGACCATGTTCGATCTGGTGAAACCGGGGGGCATCGCGGTCGTATCGACGCCTTTTCACGGTTACTGGAAAAACTTGGCTTTGGCGGTAAGCGGAAAGATGGATGATCATTTCATGCCGCTCAAGGAGCACGGCCACATCAAATTCTGGTCCCCGGGGACGCTCAGCACGCTGCTGCTCGACACAGGTTTCGAAGACGTCGACTTCGAATATGTCGGGAGAATTCCGCTTCTGGCAAAATCGATGATCGCAATCGCGCAAAAACCGCACTGA
- a CDS encoding HAD family hydrolase, whose amino-acid sequence MPGHHDVLDRSYDAFLFDMDGTLLNSITVVERVWSEWARRHGFEPEVFLKTIHGIRASDVIRGLGLPDVDPVHEADLLLAEEMEDVSGIVEIPDAVRFLNAIPDGRWAIVTSAPIELAERRMAAAGIPMPKVIVSGETVKSGKPSPEGYLLGASRLGVDPANCLVFEDAVAGILAGEAAGADVTVITDTHATLFETPHFSIANYRAWQPRQTAEGRLKVAAI is encoded by the coding sequence GTGCCCGGTCACCACGACGTCCTCGACAGATCCTATGACGCCTTCCTCTTCGATATGGACGGAACGCTGCTGAATTCCATTACCGTCGTCGAGCGCGTCTGGAGCGAATGGGCAAGACGCCACGGCTTTGAGCCGGAAGTTTTCCTGAAAACGATCCACGGCATCCGTGCCTCCGACGTGATCCGCGGCCTCGGCTTGCCCGATGTCGATCCGGTGCACGAGGCGGATCTGCTGCTGGCCGAGGAGATGGAGGACGTCTCCGGCATCGTCGAAATCCCCGATGCCGTCCGCTTCCTCAACGCCATCCCCGACGGCAGATGGGCGATCGTCACCTCGGCGCCGATCGAACTCGCCGAGCGCCGCATGGCAGCGGCCGGCATCCCGATGCCGAAGGTGATAGTCAGCGGCGAAACGGTCAAATCGGGCAAGCCGAGCCCCGAGGGTTATCTGCTCGGTGCAAGCCGCCTCGGGGTCGACCCCGCGAACTGCCTGGTCTTCGAAGATGCCGTTGCCGGCATTCTTGCCGGGGAGGCCGCCGGCGCCGACGTCACCGTCATCACCGACACCCACGCCACGCTTTTCGAAACCCCGCATTTTTCGATTGCCAATTATCGGGCGTGGCAGCCTCGCCAGACCGCCGAAGGTCGGCTGAAGGTCGCCGCGATCTGA
- a CDS encoding cellulose synthase: MKSSLVAISAAVVVATLITGLKDRGALQQNLGLGSAARPAPELLLMGRIKPDDAPAGNSEFNAETVADKIEAITSSPPPAPGSGEPAPQPDVPRTAAEPTPVAPPIVSNPPAPQRAAASAPPAVDESALRYFASRGDKVRLQAEISRLQALYPNWVPPADPLAVPQNGDKQLEAMWKLYSDGRYAELRKAIADRQAADAGWEPPADLLERLGVAEARSRLINASDLKQYATVVDIAAATPSLLTCSEVDVLWRVAEAFIRTERPQRGQDAYAYILKNCTDAAERQATVEKASTLLDYQPMQALLALEEPAVDGSREFDAIRDNLARRFVAESNDDPKLAIAPNYIAHLEKLAESQGLASDALLLGWHQLRRNNPADAEKWFRAARDREDTAAASQGLALALIARKAPQEAEDVMFRWRAVSDDATATYLAATANLMALQPPADLSEDVLHRIAAEVIARKYVPTAQQFGWYARSLNQFQTAARWFETALAWKPDDEPSAYGLAVTREQLNDRKGVLDLQRGWAGRSARIANLQDTSLSVSSADTQSAKAPLAPQQPDQPVETPQRSAASMAPLPAEPEAMQQPEPEVAIRAARPAMQTVTVKRGPRQARDCSTTIDASRLGPGEALSRGWCLMDINRPMEAVSAFETALQSPVRKIREDAAYGQSLAYLRAGLSGNAAVAATKAPQSRQRAAELQVAILADRALSAFDAGRYRETLIYLDQRAQLQQERIDLMVLRGYCYLNLKMYDDAMRIFEAAAATGNRDAARGLADVRNVTHPDVND, from the coding sequence GTGAAATCTTCTCTCGTGGCGATTTCAGCGGCAGTCGTGGTGGCGACCCTCATCACCGGGCTGAAGGATCGTGGCGCCCTGCAGCAAAATTTAGGCCTCGGCTCTGCAGCCAGGCCGGCGCCGGAGCTGCTGCTGATGGGTCGCATCAAGCCGGACGACGCTCCCGCGGGCAATTCCGAATTCAATGCCGAGACCGTCGCCGACAAGATCGAAGCGATCACTTCGTCGCCGCCACCGGCACCGGGCAGCGGTGAGCCAGCACCACAACCCGACGTCCCCCGGACAGCTGCAGAGCCGACTCCGGTCGCACCGCCGATCGTCTCCAATCCGCCAGCGCCTCAACGGGCCGCCGCGTCCGCGCCGCCTGCCGTCGATGAAAGCGCGCTTCGCTATTTTGCCAGCCGCGGCGACAAAGTGCGCCTGCAGGCTGAAATCTCCCGCCTTCAGGCGCTTTATCCAAACTGGGTTCCGCCGGCCGATCCGCTTGCCGTGCCGCAAAACGGCGACAAGCAGCTCGAGGCTATGTGGAAGCTTTATTCCGATGGCCGCTATGCGGAGTTGCGCAAAGCGATCGCCGACCGCCAGGCTGCCGACGCCGGGTGGGAGCCACCGGCCGATCTGCTCGAGCGGCTTGGTGTCGCCGAAGCCCGCTCTCGCCTCATCAATGCTTCGGACCTCAAGCAATATGCGACCGTGGTCGATATCGCCGCCGCGACGCCGAGCCTGCTCACCTGCAGCGAGGTCGACGTGCTCTGGCGTGTCGCCGAGGCCTTCATCCGGACGGAGAGGCCGCAGCGCGGGCAGGATGCTTATGCCTATATCCTGAAGAACTGCACCGACGCTGCCGAACGGCAGGCGACGGTCGAAAAAGCCTCGACGCTGCTTGACTACCAGCCGATGCAGGCGCTGCTGGCGCTGGAAGAGCCAGCTGTCGACGGCAGCAGGGAATTCGATGCAATTCGTGATAATCTTGCCCGACGCTTCGTCGCTGAAAGCAATGACGATCCGAAGCTCGCCATCGCGCCGAATTATATCGCTCACCTCGAAAAGCTCGCCGAAAGCCAGGGGCTGGCCTCCGATGCGCTGCTGCTCGGCTGGCACCAGCTTCGCCGCAACAATCCTGCCGATGCCGAAAAGTGGTTTCGTGCCGCCCGCGACAGGGAGGATACGGCGGCCGCCTCGCAGGGGTTGGCGCTGGCGCTGATCGCCCGCAAGGCGCCTCAGGAAGCCGAGGACGTGATGTTCCGCTGGCGCGCCGTTTCCGATGATGCGACCGCGACCTATCTTGCCGCTACCGCCAATCTGATGGCGCTGCAGCCGCCGGCCGATCTCAGCGAGGACGTGCTTCATCGGATCGCAGCCGAGGTCATCGCCCGGAAATATGTGCCGACGGCGCAGCAGTTCGGCTGGTATGCCCGTTCTCTCAACCAGTTCCAGACTGCCGCGCGCTGGTTTGAAACCGCGCTTGCCTGGAAACCGGATGACGAACCGTCCGCCTATGGCCTTGCCGTCACGCGTGAGCAGCTGAACGACCGCAAGGGTGTCCTCGACCTCCAGCGCGGCTGGGCCGGCCGGTCGGCGCGCATCGCCAATCTTCAGGACACTTCCTTGTCGGTATCGAGCGCCGATACGCAGTCCGCGAAGGCGCCGCTCGCGCCGCAGCAGCCGGACCAGCCGGTAGAGACGCCGCAGCGTTCGGCCGCTTCCATGGCGCCGCTTCCGGCCGAGCCGGAAGCTATGCAGCAGCCGGAACCGGAAGTCGCCATCCGCGCCGCAAGGCCGGCGATGCAGACGGTGACTGTCAAGCGCGGTCCGCGCCAGGCGCGGGACTGCTCGACGACCATCGACGCATCACGACTCGGGCCCGGCGAGGCGCTGTCGCGCGGCTGGTGCCTGATGGATATTAACCGGCCGATGGAGGCGGTCTCGGCGTTCGAGACGGCGTTGCAGAGCCCGGTCCGCAAGATCCGCGAAGACGCAGCCTATGGTCAGAGCCTCGCCTATCTGCGCGCCGGTCTTTCCGGCAATGCTGCCGTTGCGGCAACCAAGGCGCCGCAGAGCCGCCAGCGCGCTGCCGAACTGCAGGTGGCGATCCTCGCTGATCGCGCCTTGTCGGCCTTCGACGCGGGGCGTTACCGTGAAACCCTCATCTATCTCGATCAGCGCGCCCAACTGCAGCAGGAGCGGATCGATCTGATGGTTCTGCGCGGCTACTGCTATCTCAATCTGAAAATGTACGATGACGCGATGCGAATCTTCGAAGCCGCCGCTGCGACCGGCAATCGCGACGCCGCACGTGGTCTGGCCGATGTTCGCAACGTCACGCATCCTGATGTCAACGACTGA
- a CDS encoding glycosyl hydrolase family 8, producing the protein MRWWCVLLLAATAAFAPASPSAAAQQAMINADAWSAYKAKFLDASGRIIDNGNSNISHSEGQGYGMLLAYLSASPADFEQIWYFTRTELLLRDDGLAVWKWDPNVKPHVTDTNNASDGDILIAYALALAGTAWKRNDYILAASRMAQALLAEAVVRSAGRTLLMPGSAGFGAADRDDGPVVNPSYWIYEAMPVMAALAPSDAWKELSDDGVALLKTMQFGPRKLPAEWVSLSGPPRPAEGFDAEFAYNALRIPLYLARGGITDKALLNRLRMGMSQNGVPATIDLTTGRPKTVLLDPGYRIVNDVVACVVDGTRLPVSALQFAPTLYFPSTLQLLGLAYIGEKHPECL; encoded by the coding sequence ATGAGGTGGTGGTGCGTGCTTCTGCTTGCGGCGACGGCTGCGTTCGCCCCCGCAAGCCCGTCCGCCGCCGCACAGCAGGCGATGATCAATGCCGATGCGTGGTCCGCCTACAAGGCGAAGTTTCTCGATGCGAGCGGCCGGATCATCGATAACGGCAACAGCAATATCAGCCACAGCGAAGGGCAGGGCTACGGCATGCTGCTCGCTTATCTCTCGGCAAGCCCCGCGGATTTCGAGCAGATCTGGTATTTTACCCGCACCGAGTTGCTGTTGCGCGACGATGGCCTGGCCGTCTGGAAATGGGATCCCAACGTCAAGCCGCACGTGACCGATACCAATAATGCCTCGGATGGCGACATATTGATCGCCTATGCTCTGGCGCTTGCCGGCACCGCATGGAAGCGCAACGACTATATCCTCGCCGCCTCTCGCATGGCGCAGGCGCTGCTTGCCGAAGCCGTCGTCCGCTCGGCGGGCCGGACCCTGCTGATGCCGGGCAGCGCAGGTTTTGGAGCCGCCGATCGTGACGACGGTCCTGTCGTCAATCCTTCCTACTGGATTTACGAGGCAATGCCTGTCATGGCGGCGCTTGCTCCCTCCGATGCCTGGAAAGAGCTGTCGGACGATGGCGTAGCGCTGTTGAAGACGATGCAGTTCGGTCCGCGCAAGCTTCCTGCCGAATGGGTCAGTCTCAGTGGCCCACCGCGACCGGCAGAGGGTTTCGATGCCGAATTTGCCTATAATGCCCTTCGCATCCCGCTCTATCTCGCGCGCGGCGGCATCACGGATAAGGCGCTGTTGAACCGCCTGCGAATGGGGATGTCGCAGAATGGCGTTCCGGCCACCATCGATCTGACCACAGGCCGGCCGAAGACCGTGTTGCTGGACCCGGGTTATAGAATTGTTAACGATGTTGTGGCCTGTGTAGTCGACGGGACCAGGCTGCCGGTCTCGGCTCTGCAATTCGCACCCACACTCTATTTTCCGTCCACGCTTCAACTGCTAGGGCTGGCCTATATCGGGGAGAAGCATCCGGAGTGTCTGTGA